In a single window of the bacterium genome:
- a CDS encoding right-handed parallel beta-helix repeat-containing protein, giving the protein MRGHALNHLWIVLAAGCLFWMTRGYTATYTVLNTLDAGAGSLRQAMLDANSHSGPDTIVFNIPKTGWLFNGSCWFVEPDTPLPQITDDGTVIDGDSQARHQGDTNSDGPEVVVSGYHGQSSGWRWSGLIILSANNLIKGLSISSWTQNALWISGAAAHHNRIVGNYIGLNFSGLDTLSSPNTTGIYVDNQARYNVIGGSTAEERNVVSGNRFAGIYFFQADSNRVTGNYIGTDRTGLGALGNRDCGIDLWGSKGNTIGGPAPGEGNLISGNLNYGIAIYTASSSGNWITGNRIGTNYTGSWGLADQRVGIYIEAGSKNRIGPDNLIKHHRFAGVFVLGAQALGNTITRNTISDNAGKGIYLADGANNNQAPPLTSLTPDGAQGTTLPNAVVEIFSDPADEGLTFEGSTLAGPDGAFSWTGRCTGPHVTATATDAQGSTSPFSQPVNITKVADNRQVQPSAFWLEQNYPNPFNAATTLRFTLADRLPVTLQVLDLQGRVVASLVRQTMTAGNHALVFDATELATGVYLCRLQAGTLSTTRRMILVK; this is encoded by the coding sequence ATGCGAGGTCATGCTCTTAACCATCTGTGGATAGTCCTGGCAGCGGGCTGTCTTTTCTGGATGACCCGTGGTTATACGGCAACCTATACTGTGCTCAATACCCTGGATGCCGGCGCCGGCTCGCTGCGTCAAGCCATGCTGGATGCCAACAGCCATTCCGGCCCCGACACCATTGTTTTCAATATTCCCAAGACCGGATGGCTGTTCAACGGTTCCTGCTGGTTCGTTGAACCGGATACACCTCTTCCCCAGATCACCGATGATGGCACGGTGATAGACGGTGACAGCCAGGCCCGGCATCAGGGGGACACCAACAGCGACGGACCCGAAGTGGTGGTCAGTGGATATCATGGCCAATCGTCGGGATGGCGCTGGTCGGGTCTTATCATTTTGTCGGCGAATAATCTGATCAAAGGATTGAGTATCAGCTCCTGGACACAGAATGCCCTCTGGATCAGCGGTGCGGCTGCTCATCACAACCGCATCGTCGGCAATTACATCGGCCTCAATTTCAGCGGACTGGATACCCTCTCCTCACCCAATACGACGGGCATCTATGTGGACAATCAGGCGCGATACAATGTGATCGGCGGTTCCACAGCCGAAGAGCGGAATGTCGTTTCCGGCAACCGTTTCGCGGGCATCTACTTTTTTCAGGCGGATAGCAACCGCGTGACCGGCAACTATATCGGCACCGATCGCACCGGTTTGGGAGCGCTCGGCAATCGCGATTGCGGCATCGATCTCTGGGGAAGCAAGGGGAACACCATCGGCGGGCCGGCACCGGGTGAAGGGAATCTCATTTCTGGAAACCTCAATTACGGGATCGCGATCTATACCGCCTCGTCGAGCGGGAACTGGATCACTGGGAACCGGATAGGCACCAATTACACGGGGAGCTGGGGGCTGGCGGATCAGCGGGTGGGCATTTATATCGAAGCCGGCTCGAAGAATCGTATTGGACCGGACAATCTCATCAAGCACCACCGGTTCGCCGGAGTCTTTGTTCTTGGCGCACAAGCCCTCGGCAATACGATCACGCGCAATACGATTTCGGATAACGCGGGAAAGGGTATTTATCTGGCGGACGGGGCCAACAACAATCAGGCGCCACCGCTTACCAGCCTCACCCCGGATGGGGCGCAGGGAACAACACTCCCTAACGCCGTGGTTGAGATTTTTTCGGATCCGGCCGATGAAGGTCTGACCTTTGAGGGCTCAACCCTCGCCGGCCCCGACGGCGCTTTTTCCTGGACGGGCCGCTGCACCGGTCCCCACGTCACCGCCACCGCCACCGATGCGCAGGGAAGCACCTCCCCATTCAGTCAGCCGGTTAATATCACCAAAGTTGCCGATAACCGGCAAGTCCAGCCATCAGCCTTTTGGCTGGAGCAGAATTATCCCAATCCGTTCAATGCGGCAACCACCCTTCGTTTTACTCTCGCCGATCGTTTGCCCGTGACCCTTCAAGTGCTCGATCTGCAAGGACGGGTGGTGGCTTCACTGGTGCGACAAACCATGACTGCCGGTAATCACGCTCTCGTTTTCGATGCTACCGAACTCGCAACCGGCGTTTATCTCTGCCGCCTGCAGGCCGGAACACTATCGACAACACGTCGGATGATCCTGGTAAAATAG
- a CDS encoding metal-dependent hydrolase, producing MPTPIGHMAAGVLLFQAGGRSWRHQTLLATAVMVFALLPDIDLALGLLLAGNANTWHHQATHSLIFVAAAGWCGSRILREKGRYAPLLIAAGVLHLGLDLLAKDTTAPFGAPLFWPFWSGYLISPMQIFSDVHRSGEASSFLPSLFNIHNLHTISIELLVMFLFWGLWYLCNRLRKCYERL from the coding sequence ATGCCGACCCCGATCGGACATATGGCCGCCGGTGTCTTGCTCTTTCAGGCCGGCGGGCGTTCCTGGCGACACCAAACGCTCCTGGCGACGGCGGTGATGGTGTTCGCCCTGCTGCCGGATATTGATCTGGCCTTAGGGTTGCTCCTGGCAGGCAATGCCAACACCTGGCACCATCAGGCCACCCATTCCCTGATTTTCGTTGCGGCCGCTGGATGGTGCGGCAGCCGGATACTCAGGGAGAAGGGACGCTACGCTCCCCTCCTGATCGCCGCGGGCGTGCTCCATCTCGGCCTGGATCTCCTCGCCAAAGACACGACCGCGCCCTTCGGCGCACCGCTGTTCTGGCCTTTCTGGAGCGGTTATCTGATCTCGCCGATGCAAATTTTCTCCGATGTGCACCGTAGCGGCGAGGCGTCCTCCTTTTTACCGAGCTTGTTCAACATCCATAATCTGCATACGATCAGCATCGAACTCTTGGTGATGTTCCTCTTTTGGGGCCTGTGGTATCTCTGCAATCGACTGAGAAAGTGCTATGAACGCCTATAA
- a CDS encoding glycosyltransferase — MTMPASGQNRIESAASGQRPQGTGPALFSVIVLTHNNRDEIAGLHEEILAALTGRPQPHELIYVDDGSTDGTWTELLRISRANPQVKVARLRSSFGEASALDAGVQIATGAVLLYFTCRVRIKPADALDLLSLIEAGEDVVIGVRHPRRDSGLNRIVSRAFNALTNRMTKLHLHDVNSGVLALRREVLDHVPYYGTLNAFLPVLAQRQGYRIAEGRVEQLPGHFAQSLYPKNYLRRTLDLVSVLFLSKYSKKPLHFLGFIGALFTLTGAAINLYLFIYRILGFGGIAGKPMLLLGSILFIIGIQMISIGLLAEMIIFTHAKEIKDYNIEEIIN; from the coding sequence ATGACCATGCCAGCAAGTGGACAGAACCGGATCGAGAGCGCAGCGAGCGGGCAGCGTCCGCAGGGCACCGGGCCGGCGCTTTTTTCGGTCATCGTTCTGACCCACAACAACCGCGATGAGATCGCCGGACTGCATGAGGAAATCCTTGCCGCTCTGACCGGCCGGCCGCAGCCGCACGAGCTGATCTACGTCGATGACGGCAGCACCGACGGCACCTGGACCGAGCTGCTCCGGATCAGCCGCGCCAACCCGCAGGTCAAGGTGGCGCGGTTGCGCTCCTCCTTTGGTGAGGCTTCGGCCCTGGACGCCGGGGTGCAAATCGCCACCGGGGCGGTGCTGCTCTATTTCACCTGCCGGGTGCGCATCAAGCCCGCCGACGCGCTCGATCTGCTCAGCCTGATCGAGGCCGGGGAGGACGTGGTGATCGGCGTCCGCCATCCCCGGCGCGACTCGGGGCTCAACCGGATCGTCTCGCGCGCCTTCAATGCCCTGACCAACCGCATGACCAAACTGCATCTCCACGATGTCAACAGCGGCGTCCTCGCCCTGCGACGCGAGGTGCTCGATCATGTCCCCTACTATGGCACCCTCAACGCCTTCCTGCCGGTGCTGGCGCAGCGCCAGGGCTACCGCATCGCGGAAGGCCGGGTCGAGCAGCTGCCGGGCCACTTCGCCCAGTCGCTCTATCCAAAGAATTATCTGCGCCGTACCCTCGATCTGGTGAGTGTCCTTTTCCTCAGCAAGTATTCGAAAAAACCGCTGCATTTCCTCGGCTTTATCGGCGCCCTTTTCACCCTGACCGGCGCGGCCATCAATCTCTATCTTTTCATCTACCGTATTCTCGGCTTCGGCGGAATTGCCGGCAAGCCGATGCTGCTGTTGGGATCGATCCTCTTCATCATCGGCATCCAGATGATTTCAATCGGACTGCTCGCTGAAATGATCATCTTTACCCACGCCAAGGAGATCAAGGATTACAACATCGAGGAGATCATCAACTAA
- a CDS encoding glycosyltransferase family 2 protein, whose product MNAYKQPDQTETPYLSLVVPIYNEVESVERLWQAIEPVMAGIGKPWEVILVDDGSRDGTREILRRLAAGHPQLRVILFRANFGQSAAMAAGFAATRGEIVVAMDGDLQNDPLDIPSLLEKMDEGYDVVSGWRKHRKDKLVLRKVPSKIANKLICSLTDVRLHDTGCSLKAFRGEMLRRIALYGELHRFIPALMRIEGAEITELPVRHHPRRFGTSKYNLSRTFRVVMDLTSIRLLMKYLVNPLVFFSALMFFFVVCGIVSLVSLLYAVLVRGSALAEMNILLTLTVVFWTAAAQFLFFGLIGKLIVNTGTRKTFLQIGQ is encoded by the coding sequence ATGAACGCCTATAAGCAACCGGATCAAACCGAGACGCCCTATCTCTCTCTCGTCGTGCCGATCTACAACGAGGTCGAGAGTGTCGAGCGGCTCTGGCAGGCGATCGAGCCGGTGATGGCGGGGATCGGCAAGCCCTGGGAGGTGATCCTGGTCGATGACGGAAGCCGCGATGGCACGCGCGAGATCCTACGCCGCCTGGCCGCCGGGCATCCGCAGCTGCGGGTCATTCTTTTCCGAGCCAATTTTGGCCAGTCCGCGGCCATGGCCGCCGGCTTTGCCGCCACGCGCGGCGAAATCGTCGTTGCCATGGATGGCGACCTCCAGAACGATCCGCTCGATATCCCCAGCCTGCTCGAAAAGATGGACGAGGGCTATGATGTGGTAAGCGGCTGGCGCAAGCACCGCAAGGACAAGCTCGTCCTGCGCAAGGTGCCCTCAAAAATTGCCAACAAGCTGATCTGTTCGCTCACCGATGTCCGGCTGCACGACACCGGCTGCTCGCTCAAGGCCTTCCGTGGCGAGATGCTGCGCCGCATCGCGCTCTACGGCGAGCTGCACCGCTTCATTCCGGCCCTGATGCGCATCGAGGGGGCGGAGATTACCGAGCTGCCGGTGCGCCACCATCCGCGCCGCTTCGGCACCTCGAAGTACAATCTCAGCCGCACCTTCCGGGTGGTGATGGATCTGACCAGCATCCGCCTGCTGATGAAGTACCTGGTCAATCCTCTGGTCTTCTTTTCGGCCTTGATGTTCTTCTTTGTCGTTTGCGGCATCGTCAGCCTGGTGTCTCTGCTCTACGCGGTGCTGGTGCGCGGTTCTGCGCTGGCGGAGATGAACATCCTGCTCACCCTGACGGTGGTCTTCTGGACGGCCGCAGCGCAATTCCTTTTTTTCGGGCTGATCGGCAAGCTGATTGTCAACACCGGAACGCGCAAAACTTTTCTGCAAATCGGGCAATAA
- a CDS encoding DUF4038 domain-containing protein yields MALRSIRHGILILYGLIGITAAAAQPVSMVLEIDDPLAGATKGSQRGGKLTAAGWITQTAFDYIEYKIPTCAAGEVQFKVKGIFASNEVFPNVGYDRDGKAVPGSDNVHYTLFGMYDRDDDNSWYGSVQWHNPYKTVMHIYGYTAGDLFKWKRMKLRLNVAAFNGGYEDDPHAFEDPPVGPFEWEKAHVYQHRLVWGSGHMTWYLDGVQIKDWDYSSFGVEYAPPDHVLRLGSGLNSRSGGYASPNGLTYTDFKFYRYIDETPPMVKGIEPASGSGAVAPDADILVYFSEPMDESATQTAFSITPAVAGSFRWIGSALAWEHSALMQANTTYTVKVAATARDKAGLALTAPFNATFTTRGEQLTEVGRYEPFEVTIKAPGIGGTRPYRDVRLKGIFKGPSKTIEIEGFWDGEDIWKVRMAPTETGSWSYQISGSSPALSRSGTFTCVSSMSHGFIRTNPSRPYTFMYDDGTAWLWKGDTSWRGFTSLLPYDGRWKEIIDLRSAQGYTAMQSIVNSYINGLGFWKNEGGTCFAEEGEVKDYDQLNPGYFHWIDKRIDYALSKGIVPVILFSWAQEYVNFSSDQWEKYLRYLVARFAAKNVIWVLCGEYNEIPTDYSRPTSEFADWGALVKKYDPYDHPITLHPTGRTSSAEFGASSWMDVVMQQTPYHARDIQRDRVYNKPVVNAELGYMYPDQDNAASRFGLWEIVTTGGYYTNGFFTTYAPDKGGYDPAALPEEQRWVEFLNKLMDRLPIAEMEPHPEWTSAGQLLAKPGVEYLAYNRNGGPVTIDLTKVSGTLPVEWLDPRAGVSQSAGTVTGGGKQTLTPPFSGDWALHIGAGLRADDIPPNPPSGLLGSNRTMHSITLSWSAPSAASDGDSASGYVIFRDGAQLTTVTAATFTDQGLEESTSYRYTVCSLDDAGNKSKAAELTISTTGDTQAPRVTTVTVVSATQLTIAFDEKVESASAQSVTNYTVSPAVAVLAALLSADGTQVTLTTAAHSAGTAYTLAVSGVKDLARLPNTIVSQSLSYRFEATLQLTELSPATYRLAQLGVSSAYYTDRDLKLVSVPAICHGFTWIMTENDDKERSDAHWLSFRTNLAATVLVAYDNGVSTRPAWLDGWSDTGAEIITTDDSPLHLYSRTFPAGEVVLGGNEGTSKTSMYLVLVKKSEGSVIDATPPSVPIGFDFAE; encoded by the coding sequence ATGGCGTTACGCAGCATCAGGCATGGTATTCTAATTCTCTATGGGCTGATCGGGATCACGGCGGCGGCCGCCCAGCCCGTCTCCATGGTTCTCGAAATCGATGATCCCCTGGCCGGCGCGACCAAGGGGTCCCAGCGCGGCGGCAAGCTTACCGCGGCGGGATGGATCACCCAGACCGCATTCGATTATATCGAATACAAGATCCCGACCTGCGCCGCCGGCGAGGTGCAGTTCAAGGTAAAGGGCATCTTCGCCTCCAACGAGGTCTTTCCCAACGTCGGGTACGACCGCGACGGCAAGGCCGTCCCGGGTTCTGACAACGTCCATTATACCCTCTTCGGCATGTACGATCGGGATGACGACAACAGCTGGTACGGCTCGGTCCAGTGGCATAATCCCTACAAGACCGTCATGCATATCTATGGCTACACCGCGGGCGATCTCTTCAAGTGGAAGCGGATGAAACTGCGTCTCAACGTCGCCGCCTTCAACGGCGGGTATGAGGATGATCCGCATGCCTTCGAGGATCCGCCGGTCGGCCCCTTCGAATGGGAGAAGGCGCATGTCTACCAACACCGCCTGGTCTGGGGCAGCGGCCATATGACCTGGTACCTCGACGGAGTCCAGATCAAGGATTGGGACTATTCCAGTTTCGGGGTTGAATACGCTCCGCCGGACCACGTCCTGCGTCTCGGCTCCGGGCTTAACAGCCGCAGCGGCGGGTATGCCTCCCCGAACGGGCTGACCTATACCGATTTTAAGTTTTACCGTTACATAGACGAGACGCCGCCGATGGTGAAGGGGATTGAGCCCGCCTCCGGCAGCGGTGCCGTCGCCCCCGATGCGGACATCCTGGTCTATTTCAGCGAGCCGATGGACGAAAGCGCGACCCAGACTGCCTTCAGCATTACGCCGGCTGTTGCCGGCTCGTTCCGGTGGATCGGTTCGGCTCTGGCCTGGGAGCACAGCGCTCTGATGCAGGCTAATACCACCTATACCGTCAAGGTGGCCGCGACCGCGAGGGACAAGGCCGGTCTGGCCCTGACGGCGCCCTTCAACGCCACCTTCACCACCCGCGGCGAGCAGCTCACAGAGGTCGGCCGCTATGAGCCCTTCGAAGTGACCATCAAAGCCCCCGGCATCGGCGGCACCCGGCCCTATCGCGATGTCCGCCTCAAAGGCATTTTCAAGGGGCCGAGCAAGACCATCGAGATCGAGGGCTTTTGGGATGGAGAGGATATCTGGAAGGTACGCATGGCCCCGACCGAGACGGGCTCCTGGAGCTATCAGATAAGCGGCTCCTCGCCCGCCCTCAGCCGCAGCGGCACCTTCACCTGTGTCTCCTCGATGTCACACGGTTTCATCCGCACCAATCCTTCGCGGCCCTATACCTTCATGTATGACGATGGAACCGCCTGGCTCTGGAAGGGCGACACCAGCTGGCGCGGTTTCACCTCGCTGCTGCCCTATGACGGCCGCTGGAAGGAGATCATCGACCTCCGTAGTGCCCAGGGTTACACCGCCATGCAGTCGATCGTAAACAGCTATATCAACGGCCTTGGGTTCTGGAAGAACGAGGGCGGAACCTGCTTTGCCGAAGAGGGCGAAGTCAAGGATTACGACCAGCTCAATCCCGGCTATTTTCACTGGATCGACAAACGCATCGACTATGCCCTGAGCAAGGGGATCGTTCCGGTCATCCTCTTCTCCTGGGCGCAAGAGTATGTCAATTTCTCGTCGGATCAGTGGGAGAAATACCTCCGCTACCTGGTCGCCCGGTTTGCTGCCAAAAATGTCATCTGGGTGCTTTGCGGCGAGTACAATGAGATCCCCACGGATTACAGCCGTCCCACCAGCGAGTTCGCGGACTGGGGGGCACTGGTGAAAAAGTATGATCCCTATGACCATCCTATCACCCTCCATCCGACCGGCCGCACCAGCAGTGCCGAGTTCGGTGCGAGCAGTTGGATGGATGTGGTGATGCAGCAGACTCCCTATCACGCACGCGACATCCAGCGCGACCGGGTCTACAACAAGCCGGTGGTCAACGCCGAACTCGGCTACATGTATCCCGACCAGGATAATGCCGCCAGCCGCTTTGGTCTATGGGAGATCGTCACCACAGGCGGATACTATACCAATGGTTTCTTCACAACCTATGCCCCGGACAAGGGGGGCTACGATCCGGCGGCACTGCCCGAGGAGCAGCGCTGGGTCGAGTTTCTCAACAAGCTCATGGATCGCCTCCCCATTGCCGAAATGGAGCCCCATCCCGAGTGGACCAGCGCGGGCCAGCTGCTCGCCAAGCCGGGAGTCGAGTATCTCGCCTACAACCGTAATGGCGGACCGGTTACCATCGACCTGACCAAGGTGAGCGGAACCTTGCCGGTCGAATGGCTCGATCCCCGCGCCGGGGTCAGCCAATCCGCCGGCACCGTGACCGGAGGCGGAAAGCAGACCCTCACACCGCCCTTCAGCGGCGACTGGGCGCTCCATATCGGCGCGGGCTTGCGCGCGGATGACATTCCGCCCAATCCCCCCAGCGGGCTCCTGGGCAGCAACCGGACGATGCACAGCATCACCCTGTCCTGGAGCGCCCCTTCGGCCGCCTCCGATGGCGACAGCGCCAGCGGCTACGTGATCTTCCGCGATGGAGCGCAGTTGACCACCGTGACCGCGGCGACCTTCACCGATCAAGGGTTGGAGGAATCCACCTCGTACCGTTATACGGTCTGCAGCCTCGATGACGCCGGCAACAAGAGCAAAGCCGCTGAGTTGACGATCTCCACCACCGGCGACACCCAGGCGCCCCGGGTCACCACAGTGACGGTCGTCTCGGCGACCCAGCTTACAATCGCCTTCGATGAAAAGGTCGAGAGCGCCTCGGCCCAGTCCGTCACCAACTATACCGTCAGCCCGGCGGTGGCAGTCCTCGCCGCTCTGCTTTCCGCCGACGGCACCCAGGTCACCCTGACCACCGCAGCCCACAGCGCCGGGACGGCCTACACCCTGGCAGTCTCGGGGGTCAAGGACCTTGCCCGGCTTCCAAACACCATAGTAAGCCAAAGCTTGAGTTATCGCTTTGAAGCGACCCTTCAGCTCACCGAGCTCAGCCCGGCGACGTACCGGCTGGCGCAGCTCGGTGTTAGCAGCGCCTATTACACCGACCGCGACCTGAAGCTCGTCTCGGTCCCTGCAATCTGCCATGGCTTCACCTGGATCATGACCGAGAACGATGACAAGGAGCGCAGCGATGCCCACTGGCTTTCATTCCGGACCAATTTGGCGGCGACCGTGTTGGTCGCTTACGACAACGGCGTAAGCACGCGCCCCGCCTGGTTGGACGGATGGAGCGACACCGGGGCGGAGATCATCACCACCGACGATTCACCGCTCCATCTTTACAGCCGTACCTTTCCCGCCGGTGAGGTGGTACTGGGCGGCAATGAAGGGACCAGCAAGACCTCGATGTATCTGGTCCTGGTGAAAAAGAGCGAGGGCAGCGTCATCGATGCGACGCCGCCCTCGGTTCCGATCGGATTTGATTTTGCCGAATAG
- a CDS encoding DUF2200 domain-containing protein: MSTHQVFAMKFARVYTLYIAKAERKNRTKAEVDQIICWLTGYDQAGLQWQIERENDLATFFTQAPALHPNCALIKGVVCGVRVEEIADPLMQKIRYLDKLIDELAQGKKMEKILR, encoded by the coding sequence ATGTCTACGCATCAGGTTTTTGCAATGAAATTTGCGAGGGTGTATACTCTGTACATCGCAAAAGCGGAGCGTAAAAATCGCACGAAAGCAGAGGTGGACCAGATTATTTGCTGGCTGACGGGTTACGACCAGGCCGGATTGCAGTGGCAAATCGAACGGGAAAATGACCTCGCAACCTTTTTTACTCAAGCCCCGGCCCTTCATCCGAACTGTGCGCTCATCAAGGGTGTCGTCTGCGGCGTTCGTGTGGAGGAAATTGCAGATCCGCTGATGCAAAAAATTCGCTACCTGGACAAGCTGATTGACGAGCTCGCTCAAGGAAAGAAGATGGAGAAAATCTTGCGGTAG
- a CDS encoding glycoside hydrolase: MKSRLLILLIFGLLLQPSAAERKTSIRAAVPERVIALDFNAVKGRFNPMFRECIGAGRANEGLRADWQQQLAYVKRECGFRYIRMHGLLTDDMGVYREDRRGNPEYNFQYIDLLYDYILSIGMKPFVELGFMPEALASGKQTLFWWHGNVTPPRDFQRWEELIRRLVLHFTERYGADEVRSWYFEVWNEPNLNAFWTGTQAEYFRLYRHTVQAIKSVDAAYRVGGPATAGAAWVPEMIDFCAKNQLTLDFISTHAYGVKQGYLDEFGNAGTVLDKNPLSVSGDVLRSRREIAASAMPHLELHYTEWSASYTPADPIHDSYHEAAYVLEKLKQVGDAANSMSYWVFTDIFEEAGPRFTPFHGGFGLLNYQGISKPAFFAFRFLNQLGNLELVNTDSCSWACKDETGNVQVLLWDFTNTHPGDTVNNQEYYIRDLPAKAKGKVKISVAGIAAGLYRLEISQVGYRVNDAYAIYLAMGKPAQLTPKQVEQIKRLSDGAPVANELVEVKAGTPFVTEVELRENDVFLVRLIRGN; this comes from the coding sequence ATGAAAAGCCGCTTGCTGATCCTTCTCATCTTCGGCCTGTTGTTGCAGCCGAGCGCAGCCGAGCGCAAGACCTCCATACGGGCCGCTGTGCCGGAGCGGGTGATCGCACTTGATTTTAACGCGGTGAAGGGCCGCTTCAATCCCATGTTCCGGGAATGCATCGGCGCCGGGCGGGCCAATGAAGGACTGCGGGCCGACTGGCAGCAGCAGCTGGCCTACGTAAAGCGAGAATGCGGCTTCCGGTATATCCGTATGCACGGCCTGTTGACGGACGATATGGGTGTGTACCGCGAGGACCGCCGGGGCAATCCGGAGTACAACTTTCAGTACATCGACCTTCTCTACGATTATATACTCAGCATCGGCATGAAGCCTTTTGTCGAACTGGGATTCATGCCGGAGGCCCTGGCGAGCGGCAAGCAGACCCTTTTTTGGTGGCACGGCAACGTCACGCCTCCCCGGGATTTTCAGCGATGGGAGGAGCTGATCCGCCGTCTCGTCCTCCATTTCACCGAACGCTATGGCGCGGATGAAGTGCGGAGCTGGTATTTCGAGGTTTGGAACGAGCCCAACCTCAATGCCTTTTGGACCGGAACCCAGGCGGAGTATTTCCGGTTATACCGGCACACCGTCCAGGCCATCAAGAGCGTGGATGCAGCCTATCGCGTGGGGGGTCCCGCCACGGCCGGCGCGGCCTGGGTGCCGGAGATGATCGATTTTTGCGCCAAGAATCAGCTGACACTGGATTTTATCAGCACGCACGCGTATGGGGTCAAGCAAGGGTACCTCGATGAATTCGGGAATGCCGGGACGGTTCTCGATAAAAATCCCCTGAGCGTCAGCGGGGATGTGCTCCGCTCACGCCGGGAGATCGCCGCCTCGGCCATGCCCCATCTGGAGTTGCATTATACGGAATGGAGCGCTTCCTACACCCCGGCCGATCCCATCCATGACAGCTATCACGAAGCGGCGTATGTGCTGGAAAAACTCAAGCAGGTGGGCGATGCGGCGAACTCGATGTCGTATTGGGTCTTTACGGATATCTTTGAGGAAGCTGGGCCCCGTTTCACTCCCTTCCACGGCGGCTTCGGCTTGCTCAATTACCAGGGCATCAGCAAGCCGGCTTTTTTCGCCTTTAGGTTCCTCAATCAGCTCGGAAATCTGGAGCTGGTCAACACCGATTCGTGCTCCTGGGCCTGTAAGGATGAAACAGGCAATGTCCAGGTGCTGCTCTGGGATTTCACCAACACCCATCCCGGTGATACGGTGAACAACCAGGAGTACTACATCCGTGATCTCCCGGCCAAAGCCAAGGGCAAGGTCAAGATTTCGGTCGCGGGGATTGCCGCCGGCCTCTACAGGCTGGAAATCTCCCAGGTGGGCTATCGCGTCAATGATGCCTATGCCATTTATCTGGCTATGGGCAAGCCCGCCCAGCTCACGCCGAAACAGGTGGAGCAGATCAAGCGACTAAGCGATGGCGCGCCGGTGGCGAACGAGCTGGTCGAAGTGAAGGCCGGCACTCCTTTTGTCACGGAAGTAGAACTTCGCGAAAATGATGTGTTTCTGGTCAGGCTGATCCGAGGGAACTGA
- a CDS encoding alpha/beta hydrolase codes for MQSIRSRLFIWLIKNRHLLKLKLKPEVVDSNFSVAKFRDEVDRSTAKLKLPKDVTAKKENINTMTAEWILPEHPAAGKVLLYLHGGGFISGSCQTHRMHVAKFASGSQLNSLVFDYRLAPEHPFPAALDDCVAAYQWLLKEGYQPQDILVGGESAGGTLTLSLLLALKERGIGLPKAAFAISPVTDLRCLADSFKYNAHNDIAPMGSWDLWTQLYIGENDPTLPLLSPLFGDYAGLPPLLICVGTHEIHLDDCVHVAQKAQAQGVEVTLTQWPRMVHAFPLLSPLFPEARQAMAEICEFVRSHAKA; via the coding sequence ATGCAAAGCATTCGCAGCAGACTCTTTATCTGGCTTATTAAAAACAGGCATTTGTTGAAGCTGAAATTGAAACCCGAAGTGGTTGACTCCAATTTTTCAGTGGCAAAATTCCGGGATGAAGTGGACCGTTCGACGGCCAAGCTGAAGCTGCCGAAAGATGTCACTGCCAAAAAGGAAAACATCAACACCATGACCGCTGAATGGATCCTTCCTGAGCATCCTGCTGCGGGGAAGGTGCTCCTGTATCTGCATGGCGGCGGATTTATTTCCGGTTCATGCCAAACACACCGGATGCATGTCGCCAAATTCGCATCGGGATCTCAATTAAACTCTTTGGTCTTTGATTACCGGCTCGCACCGGAGCATCCTTTCCCGGCCGCGCTCGACGACTGTGTTGCCGCTTATCAGTGGCTTTTGAAGGAAGGATACCAGCCTCAGGATATCCTGGTCGGCGGCGAATCCGCTGGCGGCACACTGACGCTTTCTCTCCTCCTGGCATTAAAGGAGCGGGGGATAGGCTTGCCGAAAGCGGCGTTTGCCATCTCGCCTGTCACCGACCTCAGATGCCTGGCGGACTCTTTCAAGTATAATGCACATAATGATATAGCGCCTATGGGGTCATGGGATTTATGGACTCAGCTCTATATTGGTGAAAACGATCCTACCCTGCCGCTCCTCTCCCCCTTGTTTGGCGACTATGCGGGGCTTCCCCCGCTGCTTATTTGTGTCGGGACGCATGAAATTCATCTGGATGATTGTGTCCATGTGGCTCAGAAAGCCCAGGCCCAGGGGGTGGAGGTAACCCTGACCCAATGGCCGCGGATGGTCCATGCTTTTCCGCTGCTCTCCCCGCTGTTTCCCGAAGCCAGGCAAGCGATGGCAGAGATTTGCGAGTTTGTAAGAAGCCATGCCAAGGCTTGA